One region of Aminobacterium colombiense DSM 12261 genomic DNA includes:
- the dnaB gene encoding replicative DNA helicase, whose protein sequence is MGENIYNRVPPSSLEAERAVLGACLVDREALNMVMETLVPDDFYDLNHRLAFDIICDMAQRDKPVDALTFLEESTKRELVEKIGGQPFIAGLVNGVTTTANAEYYALIVKDKSIHRRLISAGNTIVHLGYSEEREVDEILEEAEKAVFEIAQKRNRTNFRPISDVLGKTFQIIETQYRKSDQDVTGFSTGFYQFDRMTGGLQPGSLNIIAARPSMGKTALALNIAQYGGVERKEPILIFSLEMSAEQLVQRMLGSEAKVNIHDIRNGSFAEKDWEKLADAAGRLSQAPLFIDDSSMLSTLEFRARARRFKSRFENLGLIVVDYLQLMSFARRIDSKQQEVAEISRALKGVARELDVPVIALSQLSRAVEQRNEKMPQLSDLRDSGAIEQDADLVMLLYRPGYYDTAASPEEEDNRATIRIAKHRNGPTGDVNLVFLKEYTRFVNVERTFM, encoded by the coding sequence GTGGGTGAAAATATATATAATCGAGTGCCTCCGTCAAGTCTTGAGGCAGAGCGCGCCGTATTAGGGGCTTGCCTTGTTGATAGGGAAGCCCTCAACATGGTGATGGAGACGCTTGTCCCTGATGATTTTTATGATTTAAACCATCGCCTGGCCTTTGATATTATTTGTGATATGGCACAGCGGGATAAACCTGTAGATGCCCTGACCTTCCTGGAAGAGTCAACCAAGCGCGAACTAGTAGAAAAAATCGGAGGGCAGCCCTTTATAGCAGGACTTGTCAACGGTGTGACCACCACTGCAAATGCGGAGTATTATGCCTTGATTGTGAAAGATAAGTCTATACATCGCCGTCTGATCTCTGCTGGAAACACCATTGTTCATCTCGGCTACTCTGAAGAGCGGGAAGTGGACGAGATTCTGGAAGAGGCGGAAAAAGCAGTTTTCGAAATAGCTCAGAAGAGGAACAGAACGAATTTCAGACCCATCTCTGATGTGTTAGGCAAAACATTCCAGATCATAGAAACCCAGTATCGAAAATCCGATCAGGATGTAACCGGTTTTTCTACCGGTTTTTATCAATTCGACAGAATGACAGGAGGCCTGCAGCCTGGCAGCCTTAATATCATAGCTGCCCGTCCCTCTATGGGGAAAACGGCATTGGCCTTGAATATCGCCCAATATGGTGGAGTTGAACGAAAGGAGCCTATCCTCATTTTCAGTCTTGAAATGAGCGCTGAGCAGCTTGTCCAGAGGATGCTCGGATCTGAAGCCAAGGTGAATATTCATGACATTAGAAATGGTTCCTTTGCTGAAAAGGACTGGGAAAAACTTGCCGATGCCGCTGGCCGTCTCTCTCAGGCCCCACTTTTTATAGACGATAGTTCAATGCTTTCCACTCTCGAATTTAGGGCCAGGGCCAGACGGTTCAAATCCCGTTTTGAAAATCTGGGACTCATAGTGGTTGACTACCTTCAGCTCATGAGTTTTGCTCGCCGCATCGATAGCAAACAGCAGGAAGTCGCGGAAATATCGAGGGCCTTAAAGGGAGTGGCTCGTGAGCTTGATGTTCCAGTTATAGCCCTTTCCCAGCTTTCCCGCGCAGTGGAACAGCGAAACGAGAAAATGCCCCAGCTGTCTGACCTTCGCGATAGTGGCGCTATAGAGCAGGACGCCGACTTGGTCATGCTCTTATACCGGCCTGGATATTATGACACGGCAGCCTCTCCAGAAGAAGAAGATAACAGGGCAACCATCCGGATAGCCAAACATCGTAATGGGCCTACAGGCGACGTGAATCTTGTGTTCTTAAAAGAATATACAAGATTTGTAAATGTTGAAAGAACCTTCATGTAG
- the rpsF gene encoding 30S ribosomal protein S6 yields MRPYEMMILVNADLEEPKEEVSKVEEVVRSLGGELSKTDIWGKRKLAYPVNEHTDGFYAVMTFKLNPDEITELERLLSLRQNVHRQMIVRLDEE; encoded by the coding sequence GTGCGGCCATACGAAATGATGATTCTTGTCAATGCAGATCTCGAAGAACCTAAAGAAGAGGTTTCTAAAGTGGAAGAGGTCGTACGAAGCCTCGGTGGAGAGCTTTCAAAAACCGATATATGGGGAAAAAGAAAGCTGGCTTATCCAGTAAATGAGCACACCGATGGTTTCTATGCTGTCATGACCTTTAAGCTCAACCCTGACGAAATAACAGAGCTTGAACGATTGCTGAGCTTGCGGCAGAATGTGCACCGGCAGATGATCGTCCGTCTTGACGAAGAATAA
- a CDS encoding YybS family protein — translation MTPTRSLVESSLLVGLAVVLFLAAQFLPVVGIVFSFLCPAPLVVMGLRHDIKKALLGVAVATGLITIFMGPIGALFFILGFGVLGVGLGILAKRFTRGVEIILYGILLSLGSKLLLMVIASKVMGVNPFSIDPVEVETMFNKIFAFYAGKGLSPETIESMKQQVMMSLKIIPLVFPALLTLAASVDCYLSYVISSAVIRRVGSGVLPPLPPFSNWRFPKSIFWALLVSMVFSMVGMQQGQTSLLFRMGMNLKLLVNIIFLLQGLSVIWYYLSLKGIGAVVKWIALLLIVFIPFLSNVSLILGVADMWFDFRSRIRRE, via the coding sequence GTGACACCAACGAGAAGCCTTGTGGAATCATCCCTTCTTGTAGGGCTGGCAGTCGTACTTTTTCTCGCGGCTCAATTTCTTCCTGTCGTCGGAATTGTTTTTTCCTTTCTTTGTCCGGCCCCTCTCGTAGTAATGGGCCTGAGACACGACATAAAAAAGGCCCTTCTTGGTGTAGCTGTAGCTACAGGTCTTATTACGATCTTTATGGGGCCCATAGGTGCGCTGTTCTTTATTCTTGGTTTTGGTGTATTAGGGGTGGGGCTTGGCATTCTTGCAAAACGTTTTACCAGGGGAGTTGAGATTATTCTTTATGGAATACTTCTCTCTCTGGGAAGCAAGTTGCTTCTCATGGTTATCGCGAGCAAAGTAATGGGAGTAAATCCTTTTTCCATAGATCCTGTAGAGGTGGAAACCATGTTCAATAAGATATTCGCCTTCTACGCAGGAAAAGGGCTTTCCCCGGAGACAATTGAATCTATGAAGCAGCAGGTAATGATGTCTCTGAAGATAATTCCCCTTGTTTTTCCCGCACTTCTTACATTAGCCGCCTCTGTTGATTGCTATCTTAGCTACGTCATTAGCAGTGCGGTGATAAGGAGGGTTGGAAGCGGGGTTCTTCCGCCTTTGCCGCCTTTCTCCAACTGGCGGTTCCCAAAAAGTATTTTTTGGGCTCTGCTAGTATCTATGGTTTTTTCTATGGTGGGAATGCAACAAGGGCAGACTAGCCTGCTATTCCGTATGGGGATGAACTTAAAACTCCTTGTCAATATTATTTTTCTACTTCAGGGGTTGTCGGTCATCTGGTATTATCTTTCATTGAAGGGTATAGGGGCTGTTGTTAAATGGATTGCGCTACTACTTATAGTTTTTATCCCATTCCTTTCGAATGTTTCACTGATCCTTGGAGTGGCAGATATGTGGTTTGATTTCAGGTCACGAATCAGGAGGGAATAG
- the rpsR gene encoding 30S ribosomal protein S18, whose translation MAVSGGASKGPRAPRRGGKRRPKVCFYCVDKIDYVDYKDVERLRKYISERGKIMPRRVTGNCAKHQRQLTTAIKRARFMALLPYSVD comes from the coding sequence ATGGCTGTAAGTGGAGGCGCTTCAAAGGGGCCAAGAGCTCCGAGAAGAGGCGGCAAGAGACGGCCAAAGGTTTGTTTTTACTGTGTCGACAAAATTGATTATGTTGACTATAAAGATGTAGAACGCCTGAGGAAGTACATTAGCGAACGAGGCAAGATCATGCCGAGACGAGTTACCGGAAATTGCGCCAAACATCAGCGGCAGCTGACAACAGCAATTAAAAGAGCTCGTTTTATGGCGCTTTTGCCCTACTCTGTAGATTAA
- the rplI gene encoding 50S ribosomal protein L9: MKVILKEDVAKLGSKGDLIETSDGYARNYLFPRGLAEEATPAKLKEWKKVKEARERKEEKMLAEAQAKSRKLQGKRVIVKASAGESGKLFGSVTNGHIEEALKNQLDVSIDKKDIRLDENIRNTGNYSFTVKLYQGVEARMTVKVEAE; the protein is encoded by the coding sequence ATGAAGGTGATCTTGAAAGAAGATGTTGCAAAACTTGGCAGTAAAGGCGACCTTATCGAGACATCCGACGGATATGCTCGAAATTACCTTTTTCCAAGAGGTTTGGCGGAAGAGGCAACACCCGCCAAGCTGAAAGAGTGGAAGAAAGTGAAGGAAGCCCGAGAAAGAAAAGAAGAAAAAATGCTGGCCGAAGCTCAGGCAAAAAGCCGGAAGCTTCAAGGGAAGCGGGTTATTGTAAAAGCGAGCGCCGGAGAATCGGGGAAACTTTTTGGAAGCGTAACAAATGGTCATATAGAGGAAGCCCTGAAAAATCAGCTGGATGTATCAATTGATAAGAAAGACATCAGGCTTGATGAAAATATTCGAAATACGGGAAATTATTCCTTTACGGTCAAGCTCTATCAAGGGGTAGAAGCTCGTATGACCGTCAAAGTTGAGGCTGAATAG
- a CDS encoding single-stranded DNA-binding protein: MARGFNKVILMGNLSRDPEIRYTTSKQAVARLNVAVDRQWKGRSGEVQNQVDFIPVVVWGAQAENCERYLRKGRPVLIEGRLQVRSYDDKSGERRWMTEVIAASVIFLGSAPRDDENKGSPYGGGNDNFGSIRDKGFGGEEFPLDISEMGEPDSGDDEADIPF; the protein is encoded by the coding sequence TTGGCCAGGGGATTCAACAAAGTCATACTTATGGGAAATCTGTCTCGTGATCCTGAAATTCGTTACACTACGTCCAAACAGGCAGTAGCAAGGTTGAACGTAGCTGTTGACCGTCAATGGAAAGGCCGAAGCGGAGAAGTGCAGAACCAGGTCGATTTTATCCCAGTTGTTGTCTGGGGGGCTCAAGCTGAGAACTGCGAACGGTACCTCCGCAAGGGACGTCCGGTTTTGATAGAGGGACGTCTCCAGGTGAGGAGTTACGATGACAAATCAGGTGAACGCCGCTGGATGACCGAGGTAATCGCTGCTTCAGTAATCTTTTTAGGCAGTGCTCCCAGAGATGATGAGAATAAAGGAAGCCCTTATGGTGGAGGAAACGATAATTTTGGAAGTATCCGCGATAAAGGTTTCGGTGGAGAAGAGTTCCCTCTTGACATCTCCGAAATGGGAGAACCTGATTCCGGGGATGATGAAGCAGATATTCCCTTTTAG
- a CDS encoding glutamine synthetase III has protein sequence MPYDKPRDIFGMYVFDRRAMRERLPRDIYDTLIASIEVGQKLDASIADMVAAAMKEWALSKGATHYTHWFHPRTDLTAEKHMAFLSADENGLPMESFKGKELVQSEPDASSFPSGGIRSTFEARGYSAWDPTSPAFVVTSRKGGTLCIPSVFISYDGTPLDLKTPLMKSLDAVESRALRLLKLFGNRGLRWAKVTVGAEQEYFLVDGERARKRPDLQFCGRTIIGCQPPKGQQMEDHYFGAIPPRVLAYMEDVERDLYRLGVVITTRHNEAAPCQFEFAPQFSEANLACDQNQLVMETMRKMARRHDLMLLLHEKPFAGLNGSGKHINFSIQDSDGKNVLKPSTNHRKNIQFLTFLSALLLGLSRYSPLLRASIASPGNMHRLGGHEAPPPIMSVYLGNTLATIMERIEQGLPESFPGKSLIDLGLNRLPEIRADNTDRNRTAPIAFTGNKFEFRAPGASQSIAGPLTMILSIWAWGLDQMCSRIEARLGGGDVVDAALEAIRYAAQESRNIRFEGNAYSQEWHDEARRRGLSIANTTPEALALYLVPEHRQLLSDLHVMTDRETSAYYEIRLEQYIKTVEIEMGILHSMVWEGILPALTKQIVLEGQSLSAIEGKINIDTQPWMGFTERLCTLKSGLLTSIEHLDNLRKTIQDKPIEKQAQVLTEEGLPLYEAIRGMCDAAESITAASVWPYPTYRDLLYIS, from the coding sequence ATGCCATACGATAAGCCGCGGGATATTTTCGGGATGTATGTTTTTGACAGAAGAGCCATGAGAGAGCGCCTCCCAAGGGATATATACGATACTCTCATCGCATCTATCGAGGTTGGGCAGAAACTAGATGCCAGTATTGCGGATATGGTGGCAGCTGCCATGAAAGAATGGGCGTTATCAAAAGGAGCCACTCACTATACCCACTGGTTCCACCCCCGCACAGATCTCACCGCTGAAAAACACATGGCTTTCCTTTCAGCAGATGAAAATGGGCTGCCCATGGAGTCTTTTAAGGGAAAGGAATTAGTACAAAGTGAACCGGATGCCTCGTCTTTCCCTTCCGGCGGCATTCGCTCCACCTTTGAAGCGCGAGGATACAGCGCCTGGGATCCCACAAGTCCAGCATTTGTTGTCACTAGCCGTAAAGGGGGAACACTGTGCATCCCCTCTGTCTTTATATCCTACGATGGCACCCCCCTTGACCTCAAGACTCCTCTGATGAAATCTCTCGATGCGGTAGAAAGCAGGGCCCTTCGTCTTCTCAAGCTTTTTGGGAACCGCGGATTACGGTGGGCCAAGGTTACGGTAGGGGCTGAACAGGAATACTTTCTTGTGGATGGTGAAAGAGCTCGCAAGCGCCCAGATCTTCAATTCTGCGGCCGCACGATCATTGGCTGCCAACCCCCTAAAGGGCAACAGATGGAAGATCACTATTTTGGAGCCATCCCCCCCAGGGTCCTCGCCTATATGGAAGATGTAGAGCGCGATCTCTATCGTCTTGGGGTCGTTATCACCACTCGCCATAACGAAGCGGCTCCCTGCCAATTCGAATTTGCCCCTCAATTCTCTGAAGCGAACCTCGCCTGCGATCAGAACCAACTTGTTATGGAAACCATGCGGAAGATGGCCCGCCGCCACGATCTTATGCTCCTGCTTCATGAAAAACCTTTCGCTGGTCTGAATGGGAGCGGAAAGCATATTAATTTCTCAATACAGGACAGCGATGGGAAGAACGTTTTGAAACCGTCTACCAACCATCGGAAGAACATTCAGTTTTTGACCTTTCTTTCCGCTCTTCTTCTTGGGCTTTCCCGCTACAGCCCTTTGCTTCGGGCATCCATAGCCTCGCCGGGAAACATGCACCGTCTTGGCGGACACGAGGCTCCGCCGCCTATTATGAGCGTATATCTTGGAAACACCCTTGCCACGATTATGGAACGAATCGAACAGGGTCTTCCTGAGTCTTTTCCAGGGAAAAGCCTTATAGACCTGGGACTCAATCGTTTGCCAGAGATTCGGGCTGACAATACGGATAGGAACAGAACGGCGCCTATAGCCTTTACCGGCAACAAATTTGAGTTCAGGGCCCCTGGAGCATCGCAATCCATCGCCGGCCCTCTCACCATGATCTTAAGCATCTGGGCGTGGGGGCTTGACCAGATGTGCTCTAGGATCGAAGCGCGCCTTGGTGGGGGAGATGTGGTGGATGCGGCCCTTGAAGCCATTCGATATGCCGCTCAAGAAAGCAGGAACATCCGTTTTGAAGGAAATGCCTATAGCCAGGAGTGGCATGACGAAGCGCGAAGGAGAGGCCTTTCCATTGCCAACACTACGCCTGAGGCCCTGGCCCTCTATCTTGTGCCAGAACACCGTCAACTTTTATCTGATCTTCATGTTATGACAGACAGAGAAACGTCAGCCTATTATGAAATAAGACTTGAACAATATATAAAGACTGTGGAGATCGAGATGGGAATTTTGCACTCTATGGTATGGGAAGGAATTCTGCCAGCCCTTACAAAACAGATAGTTTTAGAAGGCCAGTCCCTTTCTGCCATTGAGGGCAAGATCAATATTGATACTCAGCCCTGGATGGGGTTTACCGAACGTCTCTGCACATTGAAAAGCGGACTTCTCACCTCTATTGAACACCTTGACAACCTGCGCAAAACCATTCAGGACAAGCCCATAGAGAAGCAGGCCCAGGTACTCACCGAAGAGGGCCTGCCCCTGTACGAAGCCATCAGGGGCATGTGCGATGCTGCCGAGTCTATAACTGCAGCCAGTGTCTGGCCCTATCCTACCTATAGGGATCTGCTTTACATTTCATAA
- a CDS encoding O-antigen ligase family protein — MEGFLFSCFFAMLIFPNMVFSGNHWFQSLHLLKWVTAFVPIALIVLVLWASSFNKRVVFFFSVDFFALIWLAFLVYITLQPLWVPISSPPTFLRSWFFFAGLWVLYVVASNFFSMEFLSFMLWGSAISGTLSVFFAELQLRGMNGFFPFILATPGHYIANTGQQNMLGLWLAICVLNTMYLYIKKKTIVSGIPIIIFMAVIEWGLWNTTSRSAIFGIGAGIIFMLIMSLRTQSREIQKKSLAVILIFFVILGVTIEMNKGRIGTLRQKFADVLENPASVGKRDSIWLTSWYMFRSHPLQGVGLGQYKWHYLEAQRSMRALHPEKAWQFTYWAHNEYLQWLCETGIVGGLWLLLLAGWWLWSFGGIIWRKIRLPHEILWGTSLIALILGTGLWTRPFHRIENVLWMVVAFAIANKEILGTQPLFSFFRKSKKAFFTLLGVGVLLGLLFLGQGMYGDYLLSSSFNVKDVDLQRDYLERAGKSFMVQDLAQKQLAYHYLNTGERLRNPQMVSAGLNRLYDVFQHEPHGKDLGILLNWGHRLNNETLLNELSPYTQ, encoded by the coding sequence ATGGAGGGCTTTTTATTTTCCTGCTTTTTTGCCATGCTCATTTTCCCAAATATGGTTTTCTCAGGCAACCACTGGTTTCAGAGCTTACATCTTCTAAAATGGGTTACGGCTTTTGTTCCCATTGCTCTGATAGTATTGGTTCTTTGGGCCAGTTCTTTTAATAAAAGGGTCGTTTTTTTCTTTTCTGTTGACTTCTTCGCCCTTATATGGCTTGCCTTTTTGGTTTATATAACATTGCAGCCTCTTTGGGTTCCCATATCTTCCCCCCCAACATTCTTGCGAAGCTGGTTCTTCTTCGCCGGGCTTTGGGTTCTTTATGTTGTTGCTTCGAATTTTTTCTCTATGGAGTTTCTCTCTTTTATGTTGTGGGGAAGTGCCATTAGCGGTACTTTGAGCGTTTTTTTCGCAGAATTGCAGCTTCGGGGAATGAATGGCTTCTTTCCTTTTATTCTAGCTACACCAGGACATTACATCGCTAATACCGGTCAACAAAACATGTTAGGGCTGTGGCTGGCTATTTGTGTACTTAACACCATGTATCTTTATATAAAAAAGAAAACTATTGTTTCAGGTATCCCGATCATCATTTTTATGGCGGTGATAGAGTGGGGGCTTTGGAATACCACAAGCCGCTCCGCAATTTTTGGAATTGGGGCGGGCATCATCTTTATGCTGATAATGTCATTGAGGACCCAGTCTAGGGAGATTCAGAAGAAATCTTTAGCAGTGATTCTTATTTTTTTTGTCATACTGGGAGTTACCATTGAAATGAATAAGGGGAGAATAGGGACCCTGAGGCAAAAATTTGCAGATGTTCTTGAGAATCCGGCTTCCGTTGGCAAAAGAGACAGCATCTGGCTTACTTCTTGGTATATGTTTCGATCCCACCCCCTTCAGGGGGTAGGTCTAGGCCAGTATAAATGGCATTATCTAGAAGCTCAGCGCTCTATGCGTGCTCTTCACCCTGAAAAAGCCTGGCAATTCACTTACTGGGCCCATAATGAATACCTTCAGTGGTTATGTGAAACAGGGATTGTGGGGGGATTGTGGCTTTTGCTTCTTGCAGGTTGGTGGCTCTGGAGTTTTGGGGGGATAATATGGAGAAAAATTCGTCTCCCTCATGAGATTTTGTGGGGAACATCTCTTATCGCTCTTATTTTAGGCACAGGTCTATGGACCCGCCCTTTCCATCGTATCGAAAACGTTCTATGGATGGTTGTGGCTTTTGCGATAGCCAATAAGGAGATTCTTGGCACCCAGCCGTTGTTTTCTTTTTTTAGAAAAAGCAAGAAAGCTTTTTTTACTCTGCTTGGCGTGGGTGTCCTTTTGGGGCTTCTATTCCTTGGTCAAGGTATGTACGGGGATTATCTTTTGAGCTCTTCCTTCAATGTTAAGGACGTGGATTTGCAGAGAGACTATCTAGAAAGGGCCGGCAAATCTTTTATGGTGCAAGATCTTGCTCAAAAGCAATTGGCCTATCATTACTTAAATACGGGAGAGCGTCTGCGGAATCCGCAAATGGTCTCCGCGGGGCTCAACCGTCTTTATGATGTTTTTCAACACGAACCTCATGGAAAGGATCTAGGTATCCTTTTAAACTGGGGGCACAGGTTGAATAACGAAACCCTTCTCAATGAACTGTCTCCTTATACCCAATAA